The following nucleotide sequence is from Scyliorhinus torazame isolate Kashiwa2021f chromosome 4, sScyTor2.1, whole genome shotgun sequence.
GGCCAGCAAAGACAGCGTCAAGGGGAATTCAAGGCTTTCTCCTCGATGCTTTCCGAGCTGACTATGGAAGATGGTGTCCTTCTGTCGGGCAGGAGGGTCGTTGTTCCTGCAATGGCCCGGGGAATCGTattgaaggaccttcacaacggATACCctagagtgtccaaaatgaagatgttggcgagAAGGTATGTCTGGAGACTCTGTATTGACATGGAATTCGAGATGTTAGCTCAACAGGGCTCACTCTGTCAAGAGAATCAGAGATTCCCCGCGGTAGCACCCCTACACCCTTGTGAGTGACACTTGGGCTCGCAAACACACCAATTTCGCCGGTCCATTCCTGGGTTCGACGTTTCTGATCCTGATAGGCGCCCACTCCAAGTGTCATCTGTAGGTGCTCGTTGGGGGACTGATAGATCTGTACTTGATTAATATATCTTATGTGTCGCCGCACAAGATGGTGACGATCGCCTACTGGGAAACTATTGAGCGATTGCGTATTTCTTTTTCCACTTGATGTGCTCGTAACATCAAGAAGGAGTACAACTGCATGCAGAAGcaagaggtggtgctgaccatgcggccacccaggccaacaccgcacaggtggcatccgctgtggaggcattgggggcgatggttttggctatggatcagcatgttcaaGGCCTAGGGCATTCTGTACAGGCGgtggccgtggcccaggacagggtttctgcctcacaggcagccatgtccaagAGACACCTGGCAATCGCAgtggcactccagagcgtggcccagtcacaacaggccatggctgggaacatcagtagcattgcccaggggctggccaatgtggcgcagactcagagggagatggcccagtcccagggggagatggcgcagtcactggctgatgtgacacaatcccATTGTGCAccctgcaggaggaggaggtgatggggcctgtgccggtgtctCACGCAGGGGAGGAAATGGAACACCGCAGCACTTTGGACTCCCACACTCCTGTCCCTGGCGCTTCTAGTGGGCAGCGGGCAAACAGGACGGCACCACcctcctgggacacctgagcagcagccaagTGCATCCAGGCCCGGACGCTCCAGAAAATAGCcgtcaatggggacccaggtcacaggatggagtcacagcaggtcgcctccactcctgctgtaccatctggggatccaccaagtaGTGTTAGGGCCCAGAAGGGCAGAAttgtagacactagttaagttggcattggtgcagggcacagtttagttatagaggcTCGGGCACAAATCTGTCTGTATGTTGGCACATTAAATAactgtcacactgttacaacctgcctcggtgctctgtcagatgggtgtgagggatgggctggtctgggctggccagagcctGGGGAAATGGGCGGACGTTGACAGGGCTGTGGGCGGAAGTTGTGGGCGGCCTGGGCTCCCCGTGCTCCACCTGCCCCTCACCCtctgaccgtccccaccaccgtccacccagggattcgatggcactgtgtgatggaatggccagatcgcatgcagggattacccaggtggaaagtactaccatgggcaggagtcaggcgttgtcaaacaaaatggagcaccagagctcatcgcaaagcgggttggcatcatcctccatcccatggaccagacccgtggtgttactgccaatccagggcccacaccccgtagtgTGGCAGTTATGTATTATAGAAGGGGTGGCCGGTAGGGGGGGGTGGGATGCAGTATcgatgcccctggccagtcccgcccCACAAGTTGgttaacctggaggcgatcagaacatcccatgcacgttggccctggcgcacaaatTGTGCAGCCTCCCTTGCCTACCTGGGCTCACTGTTTTGCGAGGACTTGCCTCCTCCTTTTCCAGCATATCGCCctatgctgcgcgatgttgtggaggacaacatgatgtgggcgaccctctcagcatgatactggagggcccctcaagAACAGTCCAGAAACCTGAAATGcattttcaggaggccgaagctCCGCTCGATCCCACTCCTGGTTGCTgtgtgggcgtcattgtagcgagtctccccattggcgttgtgcacactgcctgggttttgggtgcagacgtgcatgatgcgcatctgatggtcacttaTCAGCTGCAcgctcatcgagtggaacccctttcagtttgtggagAGCGGCTTGTCATCTGTAGGTGCTCGTAGGGGCACTGATAGATCTGTACTTGGTTAATATATCTTATGTGCCGCCGCACGAGATATCACTCGACAGAACTTAAAACTGAGCTTCAATAGTGAAGTGAACTGTAGCTTTATTCAGTCAGTTTCAACTGTCTCTTGATCAGAACAGCTTGCTTTCAAATACAGAGTTTTAAGAAAGTTtcttttgtccaagcaaatacagatgactgagttgaattcaatacaatGACAGTTCTTGATTTCTTCAAATTAAAATACATAATACAGAAAAGTTGAAAATAGACAAACTGGCAGCTTTCAGAGCAAAGCGCAGGAAATAGTTAAAGAAATTAAATGAGATGATTCCGGAATCAATTGTTCAAAATCAGCACCTATTTTTAAGGTAATTGCTATCGTtaatgttctgtcccctttctgtctgcaatggggtcataataattatagttcatttAATTCGATAGAAATTGGCTGTCCATCAAATTTTGATCTGGTATAACTGTGATATTCCGTTCCCATCAAACTTTATCCATTTTCATGAAAACTGAACTAGGAACACTGCCCAGATTTACCTACTAACGAATGTGTCCTTGCTCCTGTCTGGAGTTTTAATCTGATCATTCTGATGCTATTCAGCAGTTCTCACCGTTTGTCTGTTTGAACTGTGTGACCTTAATCAACCATTTTAATCCTGAATGACTTTATTAAAACATTTTAATTCTGAACCACTTTAATAAACCAGTTTGATTCTGACCCATTTCTTCCTTTTAAGCTTATTATATATTAAAGCTAGATTTCTATCAGGGACAtgtatcccatcgatcaccccctgaacccGGGGCATCTCGTCTATGGCGGGAAACCCAGCTGCTCAGGCACCCTGGTGggttggtccacattgaagtggatgcatTGAGCCGCCTGGGAATATAGGGCATCCGTGatcgcacagatgcacctgtgcaccaagctctctgAGATCCCTGACTGGACCCTACTTGACGGCTGgtcgcataaaggttcagggtgaccatcaccttgacggccaccgggagcgggtgtgctcccccatacccccgcggtgccaggtgcgccatgatcgggCAGATATATTGCAttttctccctgctcagctggttCTTAGACGGCATGCCTGGTCaggcaggttctcgaatgacagccgctgccggtacacacgagcctcatgcggcgcctctttGGCACACCCTCCTCCTATGCCTGTTGGTGCCTCCTGCTCCTCTGCAGCATACTCCGCTGCTGCAAGGTGCTCGTCCTGGCGCCAGTCCCTGATGCTAGGGGTACCATCGGCTGCCACTGTCCTTGCCAGTGGTGGTCTTTGCCGGCACCctagtaggggctacagtgggcgttgatCTGGGTGGGCCGCCGGCGGGTGGCGACCATGTTGGGTGGGTATGGCGGAGGgttgggtgcaggggtgggggaggggtggggcacaCATGTGGCTggtgttactctgcagaaccaggggccaaggtgggtggtcagtgggatgtgcagcaagatggctgccttgcaggctgcgataatggcagtccatgactggacaccaccccagtcccgtgggggtcatCCCAGCCACTTGGCCGTTCCCCCATCACCCACACGTCCTCTGATCCTGGCAGGGGCCCCcgaaccccagccagcctggcagcccacagttgtgcctctctgtgtcctacctcctctctctccctcttcagccacagcgccggtttcacgatttggaAAAGTACAAGTAAACCGCGCCGCCGGGAAATCATCCCATCGCAGGCGGAGAAATGGTGAGACCTGGAGAATACCAGTCGGACCCCTAATGACATCCAAAAGGTGTTTAATGTATGTGCGTTCTGgagcgcattgacgccactgttgaggtgacAGACAATTGTGATtcggcgtcaaattggcgcctgccgtaaatttggcattggaacctattcttTGCCCAATCACATTccgtgatttcggcgtcagccaatggataATCCTACTCAAGTTCTTTTTTTACTTggtggtgtaatgatatgtagacagacatgtaactaaagggttaatcacaaccccTAGCTGTGGCagtaccactagagggcattacaagatTCACTATATAACTGAGCTCCAAGAAGCTCCAGTTCTCTTTCCATGCAGGAGTAATCAGATAGCAGCAGTGTAGTAGAGTAAGATCACAGCCTAGATACcacgtgtagcttagatacagtttgtacaatgatttatccttactttattgctagagttagttcagtggagtgtcaaactcatttattagttttatcgttacttaataaattattTCAGTTCACTTCGAAGACTTGAGTGTTCATCATCTGCAGGTAGTAAcaacatatattacttaaaccaaGTAATATAACAGGTGTGGACTCCATTTCCTTCTGAAAATAATTACTTTGTCCCTTAGGTTACCATCTATTTCTGGTGTGAAGCTTTTGTAAtttactgtgaacacagacacaaaatatttgttccatGTCTTTCCCATTCTCTATAAGAATTTCTCCTGCTTCTGCTTCCAAGAGACCAATGTTTACTTTCACTGCAATCTTCCTTTCTATGTCCTTGTCACATCTCTTCTAATCTGGTTTTATAATTACTGGCTTATTTACTCACACATCTATGTTTTTTCCCTATCTATCAACATTTTGGTGGTACTCAATCCTCAGATTTGCTACTATTCATTGGAGCATTATATGCCTCTTTTTTGTCATAGAAttaacatgcagaaggaggccattcggtccatcgagtctgcaccggcccttggaaaggccaCCTTACCCAAGCACACATGTCCACCCTACCCCACAACCAAATAAccgcacccaacctttttggacactcagggtatGTTAGGaaccccaatccacctaacctgcacatctttggactgtgggaggaaaccggagcacccggaggaaacccacgctcacacggggagaatgtgcaggctccgcacagacagtgacccaagccgggaatcgaacctggtaccctggtgctgtgaagcaaccgttctaaccactatgctaccgtgctgccctaatcttctTTTAATCAACCACGATCCATAGTATTTGTGAGTAAGTCATATTTTGTGCTGAATTTATGTTTcttaatggaatgtatttttggTGAACATTTTGAGTCGTTTCGAAATAGACACTCAAATTCTCTTCTCTGACTTTCAGCAAACTTAATGACGATTGTGGCGCTCCTCCGAGGAAACTGCGGCCTTTCCAAATGTATCTCCATCtacatggtggccatggcaacaggaGATCTACTAGTTATGATCATCAATGTAATGGTGTATTATATTTTCAGTTATCATTTTCCACATTCATTCCTGTCTCACACTCCCGTGTGTAAGTTCATTCTATACCAGACAGTTGTCAGCCTTGATTTGTCTGTTTGGTTCATTGTTTCCTTCACATTTGACCGTTTTGTAATTATCTGTTACCAGACgtttaaaacaaaatactgcaccgaGAGAACTGCGGTGCTGGTTATAACAATGTTCTCGATCCTGATCTTTATCAAGAACATACCCATATTGTTTGCCTATGAATCTGAACAGATGATTAACAAATTGTTTTGGGGCTGCCAGGCAAATCTGGCATTTGTTTCCTCACCTTTTGGTGCAGCGTACATCTGGTTCCACAGCATCTGGCGTGTCTGGCTCCCGTTTACTTTAATTCTCCTGTTTAATTCTTTGACAGTCAGACGTGTTTTAGTGGCCAGCAGAGCCCGTAGGAGACTCCGGGGTCACagcagtgagaatcagagtgattcAGAGATGGAGAacaggaggaaatccatcattttactcttcactaTCTCGGGCAGTTTTATATTGTTGTGGCTGACAAACAATGTGAGCTTATTAACAACACGACTGTCAAACACAACTTACTATAGAGGTGACCGCACAGCGCCTGCGTATATCGCCACGGAAACTGGAGCTATGATGAAACTTTTGAATTCCTGcataaacacatttatttatgcagCCACCCAGAGGAAATTCAGGGAAGAGTTGAAGAAGGTGTTGAAATGTCCTTGGACACTGATTGAAGGATTGTTTAAAAATGAAGCCAAACCAATCTAGAATTCACTTTcaaagagtcatagagtcatagaggtttacaacatggaaacaggcccttcggccaaacttgtccatgtcgcccagtttttaccactaagctagtcccaattgcctgcatccaTAGAGCCACAGAGTAAATCTTTGCACTTCTGTAcactggacaggattctccatcccgccgcacccgttttctggtgatcttccgtcccggcagccgaccaatggggtttcccattgtgggcaaccccacaccaaagaacaaagaacaaagaaaagtacagcacaggaacaggccctttggccctccaagcctgcgccgactatgctgccgtctaaactaacatcttctacacttccagggtctgtatcctgctattcccatcctattcatgtatttgtcaagatgccccttaaatgtcactatcgtccctgcttccaccacctcctccggcagcgggttccaggcacccgctaccctctgtgtaaaaaacttacctcgtacatctcctctaaaccttgcccctcgcaccttaaacctatgccccctagtaattgacccctctaccctgggaaaaagtctctgactatccactctgtctctgcccttcataattttgtagacctctatcgggtcgcccctcaacctcatttgttccagtgagaatagaccaagtttattcaacctctcctcatagctaatgccctccataccaggcaatatcctgataaatctcttctacaccctctctaaatccttctggtagtgtggcaaccagaattgaacactccattggcctaattaaggttctatacagctgcaacatgacttgccaatttttatactcagtgccccggccaatgaaggcaagcatgccgtatgccttcttgactacattctccacctgtgttgcccctttcagtgacctgtggacctgcacaccaagatctctctgactgtcaatactcttgagtgttctaccattcactgtatattccctacctgtattagaccttccaaaatgcattacctcacatttgtccagattaaactccgtctgccatctcgccgcccaagtctccaaacgatctaaatcctgctgtatcctctgacggtcctcatcgctatccgcaattccaccaacctt
It contains:
- the LOC140411426 gene encoding probable G-protein coupled receptor 139, with product MTIVALLRGNCGLSKCISIYMVAMATGDLLVMIINVMVYYIFSYHFPHSFLSHTPVCKFILYQTVVSLDLSVWFIVSFTFDRFVIICYQTFKTKYCTERTAVLVITMFSILIFIKNIPILFAYESEQMINKLFWGCQANLAFVSSPFGAAYIWFHSIWRVWLPFTLILLFNSLTVRRVLVASRARRRLRGHSSENQSDSEMENRRKSIILLFTISGSFILLWLTNNVSLLTTRLSNTTYYRGDRTAPAYIATETGAMMKLLNSCINTFIYAATQRKFREELKKVLKCPWTLIEGLFKNEAKPI